Proteins encoded in a region of the Syngnathus typhle isolate RoL2023-S1 ecotype Sweden linkage group LG20, RoL_Styp_1.0, whole genome shotgun sequence genome:
- the ndufs6 gene encoding NADH dehydrogenase [ubiquinone] iron-sulfur protein 6, mitochondrial, giving the protein MAATGIRMLSFSKNAKALISPLNLSAVPVHRYSVEVATTGEAITHTGQVYDANDPRRARFVGRQKEVNKNWAIKLVAEESVSDVEARVVSCDGGGGALGHPKVYINLDKDTKVGTCGYCGLQFKQKHHH; this is encoded by the exons ATGGCGGCCACCGGAATTCGAATGTTGTCCTTCAGTAAAAATGCAAAGGCGTTAATTTCTCCCTTGAACCTCTCTGCTGTGCCCGTGCACCGTTACTCCGTGGAGGTTGCCACTACCGGCGAGGCCATCACACATACTGGACAG GTTTACGATGCAAACGAcccaaggagggccagattcgTTGGCAGACAGAAGGAG GTGAATAAGAACTGGGCCATCAAGTTGGTGGCTGAGGAGAGCGTGAGTGACGTGGAGGCCCGTGTTGTGTCCTGTGATGGCGGAGGAGGAGCACTCGGTCACCCCAAAGTCTACATTAATCTG GATAAAGATACTAAAGTTGGCACATGTGGCTACTGTGGATTGCAGTTCAAGCAAAAGCATCATCACTGA